Genomic segment of Pseudomonadota bacterium:
CTTTCTGCGCCAAGTATTTTTGTTGGAGTAATTTATGTTGCAGCCAAAGAAGCCACGTTATCGAAAGCAGATGAAGCTTTACCGACATCTGAAGATTAAAGAGACGCGTGGCTGCAAGCTAGAGTTTGGAGAGTACGGTTTAAGAGCGATGGAGGCCGGTTGGGTAACTAACCGTCAGATCGAAGCCGCTCGTCAAACTATGGTTCGACACATTAAGCGTGGAGGTAAGGTCTGGATTAAGGTCTATCCAGATAAGCCGCTTACGAAGAAACCAGCCGAAGTACGAATGGGTAAGGGCAAGGGCTCAGTAGAGCTCTGGGTAGCCGAGGTTAAAGCTGGCAAGATTATGTATGAGATCACAGGAGTTGCCGACAAGATAGCAACTGAGGCGCTTGAATTGGCAGCTGCAAAGCTTCCAATCAAGACAAAGATCATAGTACGAACCAGCAGCTTGATTTAAATACAGAAAAACGGCATAGTTCCACCTCCTTTTTAGGGGTAATTACTATGGGCAGTACTAGGCCCAGAGTTGTCTA
This window contains:
- the rplP gene encoding 50S ribosomal protein L16, whose product is MLQPKKPRYRKQMKLYRHLKIKETRGCKLEFGEYGLRAMEAGWVTNRQIEAARQTMVRHIKRGGKVWIKVYPDKPLTKKPAEVRMGKGKGSVELWVAEVKAGKIMYEITGVADKIATEALELAAAKLPIKTKIIVRTSSLI